Proteins encoded in a region of the Stieleria neptunia genome:
- a CDS encoding GntR family transcriptional regulator: protein MLFTIDPSNGVAIYLQIVRQIKFAIAERTLRPGQLLPSVRALSQQMTVNPNTVTRALQDLQAEGIVETLRGKGMVVCDGATATCRVQRKEIIADRIAGVLTEALSAGLSEKEVQQIVSRKLKALEGKVDVISSPAPD from the coding sequence ATGCTCTTCACGATTGATCCTTCAAACGGCGTTGCGATCTATTTGCAAATCGTGCGTCAAATCAAATTTGCGATCGCTGAACGGACGTTGCGGCCCGGGCAGCTTCTTCCCAGCGTTCGCGCGCTCAGTCAACAGATGACGGTCAATCCGAACACCGTCACCCGGGCGCTGCAGGATTTGCAAGCCGAAGGCATCGTCGAGACACTGCGTGGAAAGGGAATGGTCGTCTGTGACGGTGCGACCGCGACCTGCCGTGTTCAACGCAAAGAGATCATTGCTGATCGTATCGCCGGCGTTTTAACCGAAGCCCTGTCCGCTGGACTGTCGGAAAAAGAAGTCCAACAGATCGTTTCACGTAAACTGAAAGCTTTGGAGGGAAAGGTGGATGTGATTAGTTCGCCGGCTCCCGACTGA
- a CDS encoding DUF1573 domain-containing protein, which yields MNTVTTHHRHPGGIQHMFRATVIVFATLATSFSFAASALAQSQWPDNAFAIKKHDFGTVAVASKTEFRFPVYNPYTQPLHIQTVRRSCGCTTPIVETEYIEPGQTGSILARFNTDTFRGTKGATLTVVVDKPFFSEVRLRVDGYIRSDMVFHPGAIEFGTINQGDTASKTTRVLYAGRSDWEIADVRSNVPWLVPSKKLLTRSAGRADYELTVAVREDAPTGPFQNEIIVITNDTKRPEVPFPVSGTVESPLSISPQAIAFGSLKPGQKIEKRLVIKGASPFTIESITCEGWDVAFPQATVAKTIHIVPATFTPTDAEGPQKVTVLITTAGDQSVTAKAILTADIREE from the coding sequence ATGAACACTGTCACTACACACCATCGCCATCCGGGGGGAATCCAACACATGTTCCGCGCCACCGTCATCGTTTTTGCGACCCTTGCGACTTCGTTTTCGTTCGCTGCATCCGCACTGGCCCAGTCTCAATGGCCCGACAACGCCTTCGCGATCAAGAAGCATGACTTTGGAACCGTGGCCGTTGCGTCCAAGACAGAATTCCGCTTCCCGGTCTACAACCCCTACACACAGCCGCTGCACATCCAAACGGTCCGACGAAGCTGTGGCTGCACGACACCGATCGTCGAAACCGAGTACATCGAACCCGGCCAAACGGGATCGATCCTGGCACGCTTCAACACGGACACCTTTCGCGGCACCAAGGGCGCGACGCTGACCGTCGTGGTCGACAAGCCGTTTTTTAGCGAAGTGCGGCTGCGTGTCGACGGCTACATCCGCAGCGACATGGTGTTCCACCCCGGTGCGATCGAGTTCGGCACGATCAACCAAGGCGATACGGCCAGCAAGACCACACGTGTGCTGTATGCCGGCCGCAGCGATTGGGAAATCGCCGACGTGCGCAGCAATGTGCCGTGGTTGGTCCCCAGCAAGAAACTGCTCACCCGCAGCGCCGGCCGAGCCGACTATGAGCTGACCGTGGCCGTCCGCGAAGACGCCCCCACCGGGCCGTTCCAAAACGAAATCATCGTCATCACCAACGACACCAAACGCCCCGAAGTCCCCTTCCCGGTCAGCGGAACCGTCGAAAGCCCGCTCAGTATCTCCCCCCAGGCGATTGCCTTTGGAAGCCTGAAGCCGGGTCAAAAAATCGAAAAGCGGCTGGTCATCAAAGGCGCCAGCCCGTTCACGATTGAATCGATCACCTGCGAAGGCTGGGACGTGGCCTTCCCCCAAGCAACCGTCGCCAAAACGATCCACATCGTTCCCGCCACCTTCACCCCGACCGACGCCGAAGGCCCACAAAAGGTGACCGTCCTGATCACCACCGCCGGCGATCAATCCGTCACCGCCAAAGCCATCCTGACCGCCGACATCCGCGAAGAGTGA
- a CDS encoding ECF-type sigma factor, which translates to MDNQPNDPPGADSSGAERFAAALQRVRAGDDEAIGELWNGYFQRLVRLAAKRLPSNLKRAGDEEDIALSAFNSFIAGIRRDQFPDLSGPDNLWGLLITLTGRKVNAHLRFQTRQKRGGGAVRGESVFMHEDDSRKSPGIGGVSDESMTADLNVELEEACNALLDQLPDAQLRQIAVMRMDGFLVDEIADRLGLSKRATERRLQLIRRTWSEAAHSNDGELDQSV; encoded by the coding sequence ATGGACAACCAGCCCAACGATCCTCCCGGAGCCGACAGCAGTGGAGCGGAACGGTTCGCCGCTGCGCTGCAGCGTGTTCGCGCGGGAGACGACGAAGCGATCGGAGAACTCTGGAACGGGTACTTCCAACGGCTGGTGCGTTTGGCGGCCAAGCGTCTGCCGTCCAACCTGAAGCGAGCCGGGGACGAAGAAGACATCGCACTGTCGGCCTTCAACAGCTTCATCGCGGGGATCCGGCGCGACCAGTTCCCCGATCTCAGCGGCCCCGACAACTTGTGGGGACTGTTGATCACGTTGACCGGCCGCAAAGTGAACGCCCACCTGAGGTTCCAGACCCGTCAGAAACGCGGCGGCGGGGCCGTTCGGGGGGAATCGGTGTTCATGCATGAAGACGATTCCCGGAAGTCACCCGGCATCGGTGGGGTTTCCGACGAGTCGATGACAGCGGATCTTAATGTCGAGCTGGAAGAGGCCTGCAATGCGTTGCTGGATCAACTACCAGACGCCCAGTTGCGTCAGATCGCGGTGATGCGGATGGACGGGTTTTTGGTCGACGAGATTGCCGATCGGCTGGGGCTCAGCAAACGAGCGACCGAGCGTCGGTTGCAATTGATTCGGCGGACTTGGTCCGAAGCCGCTCATTCCAACGACGGTGAATTGGACCAGTCGGTTTAA
- a CDS encoding sulfatase family protein gives MFVLCDDHRYDCLGAAGHPFIETPHIDAIASAGAMFTNAYVTTSLCSPSRASILTGQYAHNHRVVDNYHPVDSSLVFFPQQLQKAGYQTAFIGKWHMGGDIDDPQRGFDHWVAFKGQGTYWPDGHGTTREVPQTTYDGFNVNGKRAAQKGYITDELTDYAIEWLTNRQTEKPFFLYVSHKGVHADFVPADRHRGRYDDKALPIKIPTPEQLAAGNLPMWVRNQRNSRHGVDFGYNMADFSPTVYYRRYCESILAVDDSVGRLDQYLQQSGLGDNTVFVYMGDNGFQFGDHGLIDKRVAYEASAKVPLLMKAPGRIPAGQTYTDLIGNIDIAPTLLEAAGAESPTSIDGISLWKSICGTSTEDTTREHLLYEYYWERNYPHTPTLHAVIGGRWKYIRCHGLWDRDEFYDLENDPDEMNNLIDDPSHQTQIKAMNQTLWSLLKESSGNEIPLLEDRGPNFPWRHPDHASQAEFPDEYFRESEKR, from the coding sequence GTGTTCGTCCTTTGCGATGACCATCGCTATGACTGCTTAGGCGCCGCCGGGCATCCGTTCATCGAAACGCCCCACATCGATGCGATCGCCTCGGCCGGTGCGATGTTCACCAACGCCTACGTCACAACGTCGCTCTGCTCGCCCAGCCGCGCGTCGATCTTGACCGGACAATACGCGCATAACCACCGCGTCGTGGACAACTACCATCCCGTCGATTCGAGTCTGGTGTTCTTTCCCCAACAGCTTCAAAAAGCCGGCTACCAAACCGCCTTCATCGGCAAATGGCACATGGGTGGAGACATCGATGACCCGCAGCGTGGCTTTGACCACTGGGTGGCGTTCAAGGGCCAAGGCACCTATTGGCCCGATGGTCACGGCACGACAAGAGAAGTCCCCCAAACCACCTACGACGGTTTCAACGTCAATGGGAAACGCGCAGCACAAAAAGGCTACATCACCGACGAGCTGACCGATTATGCGATCGAGTGGCTGACCAATCGGCAAACCGAAAAGCCGTTCTTCTTGTACGTCAGCCACAAGGGCGTTCACGCGGACTTCGTCCCGGCCGATCGACATCGCGGACGCTACGACGACAAAGCCCTGCCGATTAAGATTCCAACGCCCGAGCAACTGGCGGCAGGCAATCTGCCGATGTGGGTTCGCAATCAACGCAACAGTCGGCACGGCGTCGATTTCGGTTACAACATGGCCGATTTCTCACCGACGGTCTATTACCGCCGCTACTGTGAATCGATCCTCGCGGTGGACGACAGCGTGGGACGATTGGACCAGTACCTGCAACAATCCGGGCTCGGCGACAACACCGTGTTCGTCTACATGGGCGACAACGGATTCCAATTCGGCGACCACGGATTGATCGACAAACGGGTCGCCTATGAAGCGAGTGCCAAAGTCCCGCTGTTGATGAAGGCGCCTGGTAGAATCCCTGCCGGCCAAACCTACACCGATCTGATCGGCAACATCGACATCGCGCCGACGCTGCTGGAAGCCGCCGGTGCGGAATCCCCCACATCGATCGACGGCATCAGTCTGTGGAAATCCATCTGCGGCACGTCGACCGAGGACACGACGCGAGAACATCTGCTGTATGAGTACTACTGGGAACGCAACTATCCCCACACGCCGACCTTGCACGCGGTGATCGGCGGCCGCTGGAAATACATTCGCTGCCATGGGCTGTGGGATCGCGACGAGTTCTACGACTTGGAAAACGATCCAGACGAAATGAATAACCTGATCGATGATCCATCCCATCAAACGCAGATCAAAGCCATGAACCAGACGCTCTGGTCGTTGCTGAAAGAATCCAGTGGCAACGAGATTCCGCTGCTGGAAGACCGCGGTCCAAATTTTCCCTGGCGCCATCCCGATCACGCGTCGCAAGCAGAGTTTCCGGACGAGTATTTTCGCGAGAGCGAGAAGCGCTGA
- a CDS encoding GAP1-N2 domain-containing protein, protein MSTELLYTSAPQGLRHGSRGFCTVLTTAGMPINVIGKLEAISSYRHLFPPDSNRASENPVSLAHQRVNLGGQVVSVLSRIAAYGTDYTGRTNKIAHHVTIDPSEMPAAGPAWLIGQGSVLRSEWLGQCETPASGPAIPRGDQSPRICTSWKSVAGDAGWGGVVAEAISQPDATPLWVIYPLNQQGRLLELIDESIALLPPTQRWRATFNTFAANIPPDVECKIRFVPVGTEEARFAASSGKAIDLTKHPSITTASQWVERARGLVRRESGTPISSGGFNAVQEVDVADPVESSWSSDDDAPAGPPPPIEPPSLPMDLIRGRERRKKLVMAGAVLTAVIGLTAAWTVARLMAGLPLLPGSAPPPAPQMPIDITPPIEEEKIAPTPAPVPVETLDLVLHYDKKQLLAFAVQHPDEETPLPGPVSLRGYVRIKPIPDDGENVPDIKRTKLVAWGGTAQSLGAAEELVVVTTQLTERTQTMTVQRLPSIPEPLGPTEVYWSRQTGDLIAIAEVDGSSASEWFSEQGRAYHTAAVKLARFADLADSIERESASLPPTLKEVTEAFFRHLFPGKAEARIESLIRRAGGVDLSEASTKLKASLRSKLEDSNKALKKDEQAALVQIVDDGGQLAQVAAELHDAFAVLAEGYRVEVPELKFLESETVVLRRVPLRLHFSW, encoded by the coding sequence TTGAGTACTGAATTACTTTACACGTCCGCACCGCAAGGGCTGCGTCATGGCAGTCGAGGTTTCTGTACGGTCCTGACGACGGCCGGGATGCCGATCAACGTGATCGGAAAGTTGGAAGCGATCTCCAGTTACCGTCATCTGTTTCCACCGGACAGCAACCGGGCTTCGGAAAACCCCGTCTCGCTTGCCCACCAACGTGTCAATCTGGGCGGACAAGTCGTCTCGGTCCTCTCCCGGATCGCCGCCTACGGGACCGACTACACGGGCCGGACCAACAAGATCGCCCATCATGTCACGATCGACCCGAGCGAAATGCCGGCGGCGGGACCGGCTTGGTTGATCGGCCAGGGTTCGGTCCTCCGCAGCGAATGGCTGGGGCAATGCGAGACACCGGCCAGCGGCCCGGCGATTCCCCGCGGCGACCAGTCGCCACGCATCTGCACGTCGTGGAAGTCGGTCGCCGGCGACGCCGGTTGGGGCGGCGTGGTGGCCGAAGCGATTTCGCAACCCGATGCGACGCCGTTGTGGGTGATCTATCCGTTGAACCAGCAGGGACGACTGTTGGAACTGATCGACGAATCGATCGCCCTGTTGCCGCCGACCCAACGCTGGCGAGCCACGTTCAATACCTTCGCGGCGAACATCCCGCCGGACGTCGAATGCAAGATCCGTTTCGTCCCCGTCGGTACCGAAGAGGCACGGTTTGCGGCTTCGTCTGGCAAGGCGATCGATCTGACCAAGCATCCATCCATCACCACGGCGTCGCAATGGGTGGAGCGGGCGCGGGGGCTGGTCCGGAGGGAATCCGGGACGCCGATTTCCAGCGGCGGATTCAATGCGGTCCAAGAAGTCGACGTCGCCGACCCGGTCGAATCGTCGTGGTCGTCCGACGACGATGCACCCGCCGGGCCACCGCCACCGATCGAACCCCCGTCGTTGCCGATGGATTTGATCCGCGGCAGGGAACGACGCAAAAAACTTGTGATGGCCGGTGCGGTGTTGACCGCGGTGATCGGATTGACGGCGGCCTGGACCGTGGCACGGCTGATGGCGGGGCTTCCCCTCCTGCCCGGATCCGCACCGCCACCAGCACCTCAAATGCCGATCGACATCACACCGCCGATCGAAGAGGAAAAAATCGCTCCGACGCCGGCTCCGGTGCCCGTCGAGACGCTCGACCTGGTTCTGCACTACGACAAAAAACAACTGCTTGCGTTCGCGGTCCAGCACCCTGATGAAGAAACGCCGCTGCCGGGGCCGGTTTCGCTGCGGGGCTACGTGCGGATCAAGCCGATCCCAGACGATGGGGAGAATGTTCCCGACATCAAACGCACCAAACTGGTCGCCTGGGGCGGCACGGCCCAGTCGTTGGGGGCGGCCGAGGAACTCGTCGTCGTGACCACTCAATTGACCGAGCGGACGCAAACGATGACCGTCCAGCGGTTGCCGTCGATTCCCGAACCGTTGGGCCCGACCGAGGTCTATTGGAGTCGCCAGACCGGCGATCTGATCGCGATCGCAGAGGTGGACGGTTCCAGCGCAAGTGAATGGTTCAGCGAGCAGGGCCGGGCGTACCACACCGCCGCGGTCAAGCTTGCCCGATTCGCCGATTTGGCCGACTCCATCGAGCGCGAGAGCGCGTCGTTGCCGCCGACTTTGAAAGAAGTCACCGAAGCGTTTTTCCGCCACCTGTTCCCGGGCAAGGCCGAGGCCCGGATCGAATCGCTGATTCGCCGAGCCGGGGGAGTGGACCTTTCCGAGGCGTCGACCAAACTGAAAGCGTCGTTGCGGTCCAAGCTCGAAGATTCCAACAAGGCATTGAAGAAAGACGAACAGGCCGCGTTGGTGCAGATCGTGGATGACGGTGGACAGCTCGCCCAAGTCGCCGCCGAACTCCACGACGCCTTCGCCGTCTTGGCAGAAGGCTATCGGGTTGAAGTTCCCGAACTGAAATTCCTGGAATCGGAAACGGTCGTGCTGCGACGTGTTCCGCTTCGCCTACATTTTTCCTGGTAA
- a CDS encoding serine/threonine-protein kinase encodes MNLDDLTADELAAIDTVCLEFEECYQTDRPLSVEQAIKLFIEQHRSTPLREHIELLREELLAIETELQWKRHRASQAAESVPTPFQSKTGVPVSPEPVLGFAAPTGPLVGEQPAPEADDPVADADDPVAEANDPVAHSDDRGDSPGGGRPQATQWMTPSSDAGRPPNSGSAAASAESSDTTGGARPSDRSARGESVSAIGPYAIGRILARGGMGIVYRALDTRLDRPVAIKMLGFPHLAPSDPKRIELVERFEREAKAVAALSHPNIVELFDVGMAGDAPYAVMEFLSGLTLAEQLVAGPMSPEQTCQIGMQIAGALATAHASGVIHRDLKPQNVMLVDHHDSGGDSAPRVKLVDFGLSRVSDSAFADADQDTTRTRSGTILGTPGYMAPEQARGESATSAADMFGFGCVLYEVFYGKQAIPGETPADRLAGTLRGEVEYEHGPCEKSKVLCELIAQCLDKDPAKRPTATDVYARLRRFDLSSSIAATSPRTNEPVDRHAAGEGILRRHVLTTLAGGLFGGMLGGLSLGKTSPRMGSIQSIAVLELRDINATPREPAGAEMSLAERGLADGEILASAIVNELSAVDGLTVLPFRPLTAQTPEQFVALGEELGVDAFLTGAFESQTEGQQTYWIVSWQLVSALDGSLLDGKQFVTEQSLAMPGGQFLAQSVVASDIAKQIGRALVTSGQKSDAPDPMAYGCMMKGHAYADADSTKGLKRALSCFEKAHEEDPRLSEPLAAIALASLNLAARTDATESLAHLEKARSSMTKALEKDPHSVDARLAQAMIEWQSLDHFEEAYQIFAELHRKYRYNFQVQHQRGLLLAALGLGEQAIDALRTATKLNPMSMLIKTDKSRVDWFFHYDRRAVVDARRYRDATPESNPSRKLAVGLLIDIYEQQGDFQKAAEQQRMAITPTTSQDYFRLREDTLAEYPYGPFGTTLNRAIFDLRTLPKVDDAMLGTLSESGATMFSLLLAQHPAFFQLRISPAAARYLPSTKNIGRSA; translated from the coding sequence ATGAACTTGGACGACCTGACCGCCGACGAATTGGCCGCGATCGACACGGTTTGCCTGGAATTTGAGGAGTGTTATCAAACGGATCGCCCCTTGTCGGTCGAACAGGCGATCAAGTTGTTCATCGAGCAACATCGCAGCACGCCGCTGCGCGAGCACATCGAATTGTTGCGTGAAGAGCTGCTGGCAATCGAAACCGAACTGCAATGGAAACGACATCGCGCCAGTCAGGCCGCCGAATCGGTCCCGACTCCGTTCCAGTCCAAGACCGGCGTCCCCGTGTCGCCGGAACCCGTGTTGGGATTCGCCGCCCCGACCGGCCCGCTGGTCGGTGAGCAACCGGCGCCCGAGGCGGATGATCCGGTTGCCGACGCCGATGACCCCGTTGCCGAGGCCAATGACCCCGTTGCCCACTCCGATGACCGGGGTGACAGTCCAGGGGGGGGCAGGCCGCAAGCCACCCAATGGATGACTCCGTCGTCGGATGCCGGGCGACCGCCGAACTCCGGGAGCGCTGCTGCCTCGGCCGAATCCTCCGACACCACCGGCGGGGCACGTCCCAGCGATCGATCTGCCCGCGGCGAATCGGTCAGCGCGATCGGGCCCTACGCGATCGGTCGAATCCTGGCCCGTGGCGGGATGGGGATCGTCTATCGCGCGCTCGACACGCGGTTGGATCGCCCCGTCGCGATCAAGATGCTGGGCTTTCCCCATTTGGCCCCATCGGACCCCAAACGCATCGAGCTGGTGGAGCGATTTGAACGCGAGGCCAAGGCCGTCGCCGCGCTGTCGCATCCCAACATCGTGGAACTGTTCGACGTCGGGATGGCCGGCGATGCGCCGTATGCGGTGATGGAGTTTCTGAGCGGTCTGACGTTGGCTGAGCAACTGGTCGCCGGTCCGATGTCGCCCGAGCAGACTTGTCAGATCGGAATGCAGATCGCCGGTGCATTGGCCACGGCGCACGCTTCCGGGGTGATTCATCGCGATTTGAAACCCCAGAACGTGATGTTGGTCGACCATCATGATTCGGGAGGCGATTCGGCGCCGAGAGTCAAGTTGGTCGACTTCGGACTCTCGCGGGTCAGTGATTCGGCGTTTGCCGACGCCGACCAGGACACCACCCGAACGCGTTCGGGAACGATCCTGGGGACACCCGGCTACATGGCGCCGGAACAGGCGCGGGGCGAATCGGCGACCAGCGCGGCCGACATGTTCGGATTCGGATGCGTGTTGTACGAAGTGTTTTATGGAAAGCAGGCGATCCCGGGGGAGACCCCGGCCGATCGATTGGCCGGCACGCTGAGGGGAGAAGTCGAATACGAACACGGCCCTTGCGAGAAGTCGAAGGTGTTGTGCGAACTGATCGCCCAGTGTCTGGACAAGGATCCCGCCAAGCGTCCGACGGCGACGGATGTCTACGCGCGTTTGCGTCGTTTTGACTTGAGCAGCAGCATCGCGGCAACGTCGCCGCGGACCAATGAGCCGGTCGACCGCCATGCTGCCGGCGAGGGAATCTTGCGGCGACACGTGTTGACGACGTTGGCCGGCGGGCTGTTCGGCGGCATGCTGGGCGGATTGTCACTGGGGAAAACGTCGCCGCGAATGGGATCGATTCAATCGATCGCGGTGTTGGAACTTCGCGACATCAATGCGACGCCCCGCGAGCCGGCGGGGGCGGAGATGTCGTTGGCCGAGCGCGGTCTTGCCGACGGTGAGATCCTGGCCTCGGCGATCGTCAATGAACTGTCGGCCGTGGACGGTCTGACGGTGCTTCCCTTTCGACCGCTGACGGCCCAAACGCCCGAGCAGTTCGTCGCGTTGGGGGAAGAACTGGGCGTCGATGCGTTTTTGACCGGGGCCTTTGAAAGCCAGACCGAGGGCCAGCAAACCTATTGGATCGTCAGTTGGCAGCTCGTCAGTGCGCTCGACGGCAGCCTGCTCGACGGCAAGCAATTTGTGACCGAACAGTCACTCGCGATGCCGGGCGGACAATTCCTGGCCCAAAGCGTCGTCGCCTCGGACATCGCCAAGCAAATCGGACGCGCCTTGGTCACCAGCGGTCAAAAAAGCGATGCCCCGGATCCGATGGCCTATGGCTGCATGATGAAAGGGCATGCGTACGCGGATGCCGACAGCACCAAGGGGCTCAAACGGGCGCTCAGTTGTTTTGAAAAAGCCCATGAAGAAGACCCACGGTTGAGCGAACCGCTGGCAGCGATCGCCCTCGCCTCGCTGAACCTGGCCGCCCGAACCGACGCGACCGAATCGCTGGCCCACCTGGAAAAGGCGCGCAGCAGCATGACCAAGGCGCTCGAAAAAGACCCCCACTCGGTCGACGCGCGACTGGCCCAAGCGATGATCGAATGGCAATCGCTGGATCACTTCGAAGAGGCCTATCAGATCTTCGCCGAATTACACCGCAAGTATCGATACAATTTCCAGGTCCAACATCAACGCGGCTTGCTGTTGGCGGCGCTCGGTTTGGGCGAGCAAGCGATCGACGCCTTGCGGACGGCGACGAAATTGAACCCGATGTCGATGCTGATCAAAACCGACAAAAGCCGCGTGGATTGGTTCTTCCACTATGACCGCCGCGCGGTGGTCGATGCACGACGCTACCGCGATGCGACGCCGGAATCCAATCCCTCTCGAAAGCTCGCCGTCGGATTGCTGATCGACATCTACGAACAGCAAGGCGATTTTCAAAAGGCGGCCGAGCAACAGCGGATGGCCATCACGCCGACGACTTCCCAGGACTATTTTCGTTTGCGCGAAGACACCTTGGCGGAATATCCCTACGGACCCTTCGGGACGACACTCAATCGGGCCATCTTTGACTTGCGCACCCTGCCGAAGGTGGACGATGCCATGCTGGGGACGTTGAGCGAATCCGGGGCGACGATGTTCTCGCTGTTGCTGGCCCAGCATCCCGCGTTCTTCCAGCTTCGCATCAGCCCGGCCGCCGCCCGCTACTTGCCATCGACAAAGAATATCGGTCGAAGTGCCTGA
- a CDS encoding ABC transporter ATP-binding protein, with the protein MNHIIQTSDLTMSFRGCDALRGVTLNVDEGTVFALLGENGAGKTTLIRILTGFQLPTSGTCRIMDLNPAKDALEIRRRTGYVSDAPALYDWMGVGEIGWFAATLYDNQFLPRYKESIRRYEIPEDRKIRHLSKGQRAKVALSLALAHDPDLLILDEPTSGLDPMVRRDFLESMIDRAASGRTVFLSSHQISEVERVADVIAILHDGKVRVCEPLDKLKDSVTEVAISLEDPLVALPTLPKPAEVLDEQSYGRQRSMVVRHYDSEMHDLLASRVGVTGVSERALSLEEIFIAFTGRSQSPKPVENAEIPMAIEGGLA; encoded by the coding sequence ATGAATCACATCATTCAGACGTCCGATTTGACAATGAGTTTTCGGGGCTGCGATGCGTTACGCGGTGTAACGCTGAACGTCGACGAAGGGACTGTTTTTGCCTTGCTCGGCGAGAACGGGGCCGGCAAAACGACGCTCATACGCATCTTGACCGGGTTTCAGCTGCCGACATCGGGAACCTGCCGGATCATGGATCTGAATCCTGCGAAGGATGCGTTGGAAATCCGACGCCGAACGGGTTATGTCTCCGACGCGCCGGCGCTTTATGACTGGATGGGGGTCGGCGAGATCGGATGGTTCGCAGCCACACTTTACGACAACCAGTTCTTACCCCGCTATAAAGAGTCGATCCGGCGGTATGAGATTCCCGAAGACCGAAAAATCCGTCACTTGAGCAAGGGGCAGCGTGCGAAAGTTGCGCTGTCGCTCGCGCTGGCTCACGACCCCGATCTACTGATTCTGGACGAACCGACCTCGGGGCTCGATCCGATGGTCCGCCGTGATTTCTTGGAAAGCATGATCGATCGCGCGGCCTCCGGACGAACGGTGTTTCTGTCCAGCCATCAGATCTCTGAAGTTGAACGGGTGGCGGACGTCATTGCCATTCTGCATGACGGCAAAGTGCGTGTTTGTGAACCGCTGGATAAGTTGAAGGATTCGGTCACCGAAGTGGCGATCAGTTTGGAAGACCCGCTGGTTGCACTGCCGACACTTCCAAAGCCGGCCGAGGTGCTTGACGAACAGAGCTATGGCCGGCAACGCAGCATGGTGGTTCGTCACTATGACTCCGAGATGCACGACTTGCTGGCGTCACGCGTGGGCGTAACCGGTGTTTCCGAGCGAGCCTTGTCGCTGGAGGAGATCTTCATTGCCTTTACCGGCAGGTCGCAGTCGCCCAAACCAGTCGAGAATGCCGAGATACCGATGGCAATCGAAGGAGGCCTGGCATGA